A stretch of Shinella zoogloeoides DNA encodes these proteins:
- a CDS encoding DUF1674 domain-containing protein produces the protein MQSDNDNHSDGRKVLSPAAQRALLEAEERRKAAPPVERAPETGGRGGEDPARFGDWEIKGRAIDF, from the coding sequence ATGCAAAGCGACAACGATAATCATTCCGATGGCCGCAAGGTGCTTTCGCCTGCTGCCCAGCGCGCACTTCTGGAGGCGGAGGAGCGCCGCAAGGCCGCACCGCCCGTCGAGCGTGCGCCGGAGACCGGCGGACGCGGCGGCGAGGATCCGGCACGCTTCGGCGACTGGGAGATCAAGGGCCGGGCGATCGACTTCTAA
- the htpX gene encoding zinc metalloprotease HtpX: MNIVRTAMLLAVMTALFMGVGLLIGGKGGMMIALLVAVAMNFFSYWNSDRMVLSMYGAKEVDERSAPEYYGIVRDLAARAGLPMPRVFVINSDQPNAFATGRNPQNAAVAASTGLLQALSYEEVAGVMAHELAHIQNRDTLTMTLTATIAGAISMLANFAMFFGGGHNRENNNPLGFIGVLIAMIVAPFAAMLVQMAISRTREYSADKRGAEICGNPLWLASALKKIAVAAGRIPNEAAEHNPATAHMFIINPLSGERMDNLFSTHPNTENRIAALQEMARGMQARSTEPVRADNPVRKSRSVPTTGWGRGGSEPPKGPWS, encoded by the coding sequence ATGAACATCGTTCGCACAGCCATGCTGCTCGCCGTCATGACGGCGCTTTTCATGGGGGTGGGCCTGCTCATCGGCGGCAAGGGCGGCATGATGATCGCGCTTCTCGTCGCGGTCGCCATGAACTTCTTCTCCTACTGGAACTCAGACCGGATGGTGCTGTCCATGTACGGCGCCAAGGAGGTCGACGAGCGCTCGGCGCCGGAATATTACGGCATCGTTCGCGACCTTGCGGCGCGCGCCGGCCTGCCCATGCCGCGCGTCTTCGTCATCAACAGCGACCAGCCGAACGCCTTTGCGACCGGCCGCAACCCGCAGAACGCGGCCGTCGCCGCCTCCACCGGCCTTCTGCAGGCGCTGAGCTACGAGGAGGTGGCGGGCGTGATGGCGCATGAACTCGCCCATATCCAGAATCGCGACACGCTGACCATGACGCTGACGGCGACGATCGCCGGCGCGATCTCAATGCTCGCCAACTTCGCCATGTTCTTCGGCGGCGGCCACAACCGCGAGAACAACAACCCGCTCGGCTTCATCGGCGTGCTGATCGCCATGATCGTCGCGCCCTTCGCGGCCATGCTGGTACAGATGGCGATCAGCCGCACGCGCGAATATTCCGCCGACAAGCGGGGCGCGGAGATCTGCGGCAACCCGCTCTGGCTCGCCTCAGCACTGAAGAAGATCGCCGTCGCCGCTGGCCGCATCCCCAACGAGGCCGCCGAGCACAACCCGGCGACCGCCCATATGTTCATCATCAATCCGCTCTCGGGCGAGCGCATGGACAACCTGTTCTCGACCCACCCGAACACGGAAAACCGCATCGCCGCGCTGCAGGAAATGGCGCGGGGCATGCAGGCGCGCTCGACGGAACCCGTCCGGGCTGATAATCCGGTGCGCAAATCGCGCTCCGTACCCACGACGGGCTGGGGACGCGGTGGTTCCGAACCACCAAAAGGTCCCTGGTCTTGA
- a CDS encoding RsmB/NOP family class I SAM-dependent RNA methyltransferase, with product MVLNDDRRRAHPKRHRGSRGPKPPEADANQPEKPGLRARQAAAKILAAVVDRRTPLDGMLDLENGNPAYRQLNDADRALVRAILNTALRHLPRIEAILDTLVGTPLPEGARALQHVLTVAAAQILYLDVPDHSAVDLAVEQAQLDPRNRRFASLTNAVLRRLSREKASHLTATRAVSVIPPWFHERLVAIYGADHAARIAASLLEPSSIDLTVKSDAQGWADRLGGLVLPTGSVRLPTASGAIPALEGFEAGEWWVQDAAASLPAKLFSDLAGKRVADLCAAPGGKTAQLALAGGEVIALDQSGNRLKRLIGNLARLGLPVTAVEANMADYRPAELFDAVLLDAPCSSTGTIRKHPDVLWTKGPEDIEKLARLQERLLRHAMTLVKPGGELVFSNCSLDPNEGEEMVSRVLADNPSWRIEPVSPADWPGLEAAITPRGEFRTTPAMLPATATHAGGVDGFYAVRLRNGA from the coding sequence CTGGTCTTGAACGACGACAGAAGAAGAGCACATCCGAAACGGCACCGCGGCAGCAGGGGTCCGAAGCCCCCGGAGGCCGACGCGAACCAGCCGGAAAAGCCGGGCCTTCGCGCCCGGCAGGCCGCGGCGAAAATCCTCGCGGCCGTGGTGGATCGCCGGACACCGCTCGACGGCATGCTCGACCTCGAGAACGGCAACCCCGCCTATCGCCAGTTGAACGATGCCGACCGCGCGCTGGTGCGCGCGATCCTCAACACGGCGCTGCGCCATCTCCCCCGCATCGAGGCGATCCTCGACACGCTGGTCGGCACGCCGTTGCCGGAGGGCGCGCGGGCGCTGCAACACGTGCTGACGGTCGCCGCCGCCCAGATCCTTTATCTGGACGTGCCCGATCATTCCGCCGTGGACCTTGCCGTGGAACAGGCCCAGCTCGACCCGCGCAACCGCCGTTTCGCCAGCCTCACCAATGCCGTGCTGCGTCGCCTTTCGCGCGAAAAGGCCTCGCATCTTACAGCGACCCGCGCCGTCTCCGTCATTCCGCCCTGGTTCCACGAGCGGCTTGTCGCCATCTACGGCGCGGACCATGCGGCCCGGATCGCCGCTTCTCTGCTGGAGCCGTCCTCCATCGACCTCACCGTCAAATCCGATGCGCAAGGCTGGGCCGACCGGCTCGGCGGCCTCGTCCTGCCGACCGGTTCCGTGCGCCTTCCCACCGCCTCCGGCGCCATTCCGGCGCTCGAAGGTTTCGAAGCCGGGGAATGGTGGGTGCAGGATGCCGCCGCGAGCCTTCCGGCGAAGCTTTTCAGCGACCTTGCCGGCAAGCGGGTCGCCGACCTTTGCGCCGCGCCCGGCGGCAAGACGGCGCAACTCGCGCTGGCGGGCGGCGAGGTGATCGCCCTCGACCAGTCCGGCAACCGCCTGAAGCGGCTCATCGGCAATCTTGCCCGGCTCGGCCTGCCGGTCACAGCCGTCGAGGCCAATATGGCGGATTACCGGCCTGCCGAACTCTTCGACGCCGTCCTGCTCGATGCGCCATGCTCCTCCACCGGCACGATCCGCAAGCACCCGGATGTGCTCTGGACCAAAGGCCCGGAAGACATCGAAAAGCTCGCCCGCCTTCAGGAGCGGCTGCTGCGCCATGCGATGACGCTGGTGAAACCGGGCGGGGAACTCGTCTTCTCCAACTGCTCGCTCGATCCGAACGAAGGCGAGGAGATGGTGTCGCGCGTGCTCGCCGACAATCCCTCCTGGCGGATCGAACCCGTCAGCCCTGCGGACTGGCCGGGGCTGGAGGCCGCGATCACACCCCGCGGCGAATTCCGCACCACACCCGCCATGCTGCCCGCGACGGCCACGCATGCCGGTGGCGTGGACGGTTTCTATGCCGTGCGGCTGCGCAATGGCGCATGA
- a CDS encoding heparinase II/III family protein: MQLSDRQRLSYLYLREGWRRFSRRLALGRISAMRFSGGTPDRLVVAPTDLHPADPFAGEEIAAGRFPLAGRVLECEGESPFALELPSEEFAVRLHSFGWLRHMRLVDPEKAAHTTRFIVDDWLQSHGRVIGGLAWRPDITAQRIIAWLSHSPVILKDADYPFYRRFLKSLAFQVRYLRHVADTTRDGEPRLRVRIALAMASIAIPSSPSKMRKAARNLDEELDRQILPDGGHCSRSPRAALDLLLDLLPLRQTYVNLGHDMPAQLIPCIDRIFPALRFFRHQGGELALFNGATYTLANELMSVLRYDETGGAPFKALPSINYDRLAVKETVVLMDTGVPKSVDLSSTAAAGTLSIEMSSGKNRFIVNSGRPRFAGEAMRQMSRMTAAHSVATLNDTSSSRISTARFLGPIVIGGVGKVTVSRTERDSGADGVTASHDGYLKRFGLLYERDILVAPSGSEIRGRERFLKPGNPHAPVEGLAVVRFHIHPAIQIYPASENEARLVAADGEAWALTCLDVPVEEEDDVFFADPSGVRASRQLTLTMPLGTTPEVQWSLVRRR; encoded by the coding sequence ATGCAGCTTTCCGACCGGCAGCGGCTTTCCTATCTCTATCTGCGTGAGGGTTGGCGCCGGTTCTCGCGAAGGCTTGCCTTGGGCCGAATCAGCGCGATGCGCTTTTCCGGCGGCACGCCGGATCGACTTGTCGTGGCGCCGACGGACCTGCACCCCGCCGATCCCTTCGCCGGCGAAGAAATCGCCGCCGGGCGCTTTCCGCTTGCCGGCCGCGTACTGGAATGCGAGGGCGAATCGCCCTTCGCGCTGGAGCTTCCCTCCGAGGAATTCGCCGTTCGCCTGCATTCCTTCGGCTGGCTGCGCCATATGCGGCTGGTCGACCCCGAAAAGGCGGCGCACACGACCCGCTTCATCGTCGACGACTGGCTGCAGAGCCATGGCCGCGTCATCGGAGGCCTTGCCTGGCGGCCGGATATCACGGCACAGCGCATCATCGCCTGGCTTTCCCATTCGCCGGTCATATTGAAAGATGCCGACTACCCCTTCTACCGGCGTTTCCTGAAGAGCCTTGCCTTCCAGGTGCGCTACCTGCGCCATGTAGCGGACACGACCCGCGACGGCGAGCCGCGGCTGCGCGTGCGCATCGCGCTTGCCATGGCCTCCATCGCCATCCCATCCTCACCCTCCAAGATGCGCAAGGCCGCGCGCAATCTCGACGAGGAGCTGGACCGCCAGATCCTTCCCGATGGCGGCCATTGCTCGCGCAGTCCCCGCGCCGCGCTGGACCTCCTGCTCGACCTGCTGCCGCTGCGCCAGACCTATGTCAATCTCGGCCACGACATGCCCGCGCAGCTCATTCCCTGCATCGACCGCATCTTCCCGGCGCTACGCTTCTTCCGCCACCAGGGCGGGGAGCTCGCCCTCTTCAACGGCGCGACCTATACGCTGGCGAACGAGCTGATGTCCGTGCTGCGCTACGACGAGACGGGCGGTGCACCCTTCAAGGCGCTGCCCTCGATCAACTACGACCGGCTCGCGGTGAAGGAGACGGTCGTGCTGATGGATACGGGCGTGCCGAAATCCGTCGATCTTTCCTCGACGGCGGCGGCCGGCACGCTCTCCATCGAGATGTCCTCCGGCAAGAACCGCTTCATCGTCAATTCCGGCCGCCCGCGCTTTGCCGGCGAGGCCATGCGGCAGATGTCGCGCATGACGGCGGCCCACTCGGTCGCGACGCTGAACGACACCTCGTCCTCGCGCATCTCAACCGCCCGTTTCCTCGGCCCCATCGTCATCGGCGGCGTCGGCAAGGTGACGGTATCGCGCACCGAGCGCGATTCCGGCGCCGACGGCGTCACGGCAAGCCACGACGGCTACCTGAAGCGCTTCGGCCTCCTCTATGAGCGCGACATCCTCGTTGCGCCTTCCGGCAGCGAGATCCGCGGGCGCGAGCGCTTTCTCAAGCCCGGCAATCCGCATGCGCCGGTCGAGGGCCTGGCGGTGGTGCGGTTCCATATCCACCCGGCCATCCAGATCTATCCAGCGTCGGAGAACGAGGCCCGGCTCGTGGCGGCCGACGGCGAGGCCTGGGCGCTGACCTGCCTCGACGTGCCGGTGGAGGAGGAAGACGACGTCTTCTTCGCCGATCCCTCCGGCGTGAGGGCCTCCCGGCAACTGACCCTCACCATGCCGCTCGGCACGACGCCGGAGGTGCAGTGGTCGCTGGTGCGGCGGCGCTAG
- the purH gene encoding bifunctional phosphoribosylaminoimidazolecarboxamide formyltransferase/IMP cyclohydrolase: protein MAVISKKIPAPDRVTMRTALLSVSDKTGIVELARALAEKGVRLLSTGGTHKALSDAGLTVTDVSEVTGFPEIMDGRVKTLHPSVHGGLLAIRDDAEHVEAMKAHGIGAIDLAVINLYPFEDVRAKGGDYPTTVENIDIGGPAMIRASAKNHAYVTIVTDPADYSALLEELADGSTSYAFRQRMAAKAYARTAAYDAAISNWFAEALDIAMPRHRVLGGVLKEEMRYGENPHQKAGFYVTGENRPGVATATLLQGKQLSYNNINDTDAAFELVAEFLPENGPACAIIKHANPCGVATGKTLKDAYARALACDPVSAFGGIIALNSKLDGETAEEIVKLFTEVIIAPDADEKARAIIASKPNLRLLVTGALPDPRVPGLSAKTVSGGLLVQSRDNGMVEDLELKVVTKRAPTAQELVDMKFAFKVAKHVKSNAVVYAKDGQTAGIGAGQMSRVDSARIAGLKAEEAAKAMGLAEPLTRGSAVASEAFLPFADGLLSAIAAGATAVIQPGGSMRDAEVIAAADEAGVAMVFTGMRHFRH from the coding sequence ATGGCCGTCATTTCCAAGAAAATCCCCGCCCCCGACCGCGTTACCATGCGCACCGCACTGCTGTCGGTCTCCGACAAGACCGGCATCGTCGAGCTTGCCCGGGCGCTCGCCGAAAAGGGCGTGCGTCTCCTGTCGACCGGCGGCACGCACAAGGCGCTCAGCGATGCGGGCCTTACGGTGACGGACGTTTCGGAAGTGACCGGCTTCCCGGAAATCATGGACGGCCGCGTCAAGACGCTGCATCCTTCCGTTCACGGCGGCCTGCTGGCGATCCGCGACGACGCCGAGCATGTCGAGGCGATGAAGGCGCACGGCATCGGCGCGATCGACCTTGCGGTCATCAACCTCTACCCCTTCGAGGACGTCCGCGCCAAGGGCGGCGACTATCCGACGACCGTCGAGAACATCGATATCGGCGGTCCGGCCATGATCCGCGCCTCGGCCAAGAACCATGCCTATGTGACCATCGTCACCGACCCGGCCGACTATTCCGCCCTGCTGGAAGAACTGGCCGACGGGTCAACCTCCTACGCCTTCCGCCAGCGCATGGCCGCCAAGGCCTATGCCCGCACGGCCGCCTATGACGCGGCGATTTCCAACTGGTTCGCCGAGGCGCTCGACATCGCGATGCCGCGCCACCGGGTTCTCGGCGGCGTCCTGAAGGAAGAGATGCGCTACGGCGAGAACCCGCACCAGAAGGCGGGCTTCTACGTCACCGGCGAAAACCGCCCCGGCGTCGCCACCGCGACGCTGCTGCAGGGCAAGCAGCTCTCCTACAACAATATCAACGACACGGACGCCGCCTTCGAGCTGGTCGCCGAGTTCCTGCCGGAGAACGGCCCGGCCTGCGCGATCATCAAGCACGCCAATCCTTGCGGCGTCGCTACCGGCAAGACGCTGAAGGACGCCTATGCTCGGGCGCTCGCCTGCGATCCGGTCTCGGCCTTCGGCGGCATCATCGCGCTCAACTCGAAGCTGGACGGGGAGACGGCGGAAGAAATCGTCAAGCTCTTCACCGAGGTCATCATCGCACCGGATGCCGACGAGAAGGCCCGCGCCATCATCGCCTCCAAGCCGAACCTGCGCCTGCTGGTGACGGGCGCGCTGCCCGATCCGCGCGTGCCGGGCCTTTCCGCCAAGACCGTTTCCGGCGGCCTGCTGGTGCAGAGCCGCGACAACGGCATGGTCGAGGACCTGGAACTGAAGGTCGTGACCAAGCGCGCGCCGACGGCGCAAGAGCTTGTGGACATGAAGTTCGCCTTCAAGGTCGCCAAGCATGTCAAGTCGAATGCCGTGGTCTATGCCAAGGACGGCCAGACCGCCGGTATCGGCGCCGGGCAGATGAGCCGCGTCGATTCCGCCCGCATTGCGGGCCTGAAGGCCGAGGAAGCCGCAAAGGCCATGGGCCTTGCGGAACCGCTGACGCGCGGCTCCGCCGTCGCCTCCGAAGCCTTCCTACCCTTCGCGGACGGTCTGCTCTCGGCAATCGCCGCCGGCGCGACGGCCGTCATCCAGCCGGGCGGCTCGATGCGCGATGCGGAAGTCATCGCCGCGGCGGACGAGGCGGGTGTCGCCATGGTCTTCACCGGCATGCGCCACTTCCGCCACTGA